One Gossypium arboreum isolate Shixiya-1 chromosome 13, ASM2569848v2, whole genome shotgun sequence genomic window, CAAAATCTAAGTCCCATGTCacagattaaaataaaataatacaatcTCTGAATAATAGAAATATCAAAtagtaatttaaaaatatttttatagtaaAATAGTCAATCCAAGCTGAGACCTTCCGAATGTCGTGTTCGCGTCCTAACTTTGTAGGTTATCTATAAAGATGGAAataaaaggggagtaagctatgaagcttagtgTGAGTTCAGTCACAAGAAAATCGaaaaaaacaataaacaaacaaagcaCATGGATTAGCAATTCTAAGATTAAACACAACCATAAAGCACATCAGATTAACGATTTTTCATAAAACACTTCACTTTACTATCTTGGTATTCACAGTTTTATATGCACGAGTTTATTAACGCGATGCAGTTTCAAATTAACAGAAAAATTCTATCACTCCAGATTGTGGGCGAGCCACCACTGATTTGTAGTTAAATTGCCACTTTGTAAAGAAAAAACGTGGGTAAACCACTAGTATTTTAGATAAAAACATTTGCAGTTACTGCCACTTGTTGTGAGTGCACAACATGGTTGCAGATTAAACAAACTGTAATTGGGGTTGTGGACGATCCACATATTTTTAGTTACTACTACTTGTTGTACGTGCACAACATATTCGCAGATTAAACAATCTGCCATTGGGTTTTGTGGAGAGTCACATATTTGCGGTTATTGCCACTTGTTATGAGTACACAACATGTTCGCAAATTAAACAAACTCCCACTGGGTTTTGTGGATGAGCCACATATTTGCAGTTATTGCCACTTGTTGTGAGTGTGTACAACATATTTGCAGATCataaaaatacaacaattaaattgatcctaaatcatagaaatacaaatcggAAATTCAGAACTATTTGTTGATGACTTAGGATTTTCCTTTTCCACTCGATGAATTCGAGCCAACGTTAGCTACAGGTTGACATAAAACATatatcattatcaattatcaaccaattcatagtcaattattaatttttaaaagtttttcaatttattcaatttttcccctaaaaccGAGACTAACctgactttcaatttaaaactccaaATTGAAATCTAATTTCACTATTATTCATTAGGGGCCTCCTATTTAATATTTCTACTGTAACTTTTATAAATTATTCACTTTGGTCCTTAACGCATTGAAACTATCAATTAAACtttataatttagtttttttaaagtaagattaatttctatcaatttaacatataaaattttcaattctcaacaatgacaacttttaaaactttaaaaatttacaaattagtACATAGACTAGCTAAATCAAACTCTAATAacctcaaatctataaaaattgcAACAATATAACTAACGACTTTAATTTTGAAGCtaaaatttaaaaacccaaagaATGGCGAGAAACATTTTTCTCCTATACTTCAATTCTGCTGGAGAAGACAAAGTTCTCTCTCCTTCGaccattttatattttatatagtttGATTAACTTTGTTAATTAGGCTAACTAatcttaatttattaaacaaagcTTGTTTTACTTAATTTAATAACTATACAATCCCACCGTCCACTAATACATTTTTTTACATGGTTTAATTGCtgatttgaatatttgattaattgcaatttaagtcctcaattcattttaattaaaatctataatgattggattttaaaatttagtccttaagtccTAATTAATCACAATTTCgactaaattaattattaaaaattcaattcacctatataaaaatttcataaatatctttatttaatatttacagacttGATTTACAAAAACAGAATCTCGAAATCGTATTTTCTGATATCACTGGAAACTTGGTTGTTACATATTAtacctttataaaatttttgggatGCTTATGAAAAAACGTCCTCCAAACCAAGGATGAAGTTTATCCTTAAACTTTAAGGACGAATATCGTCCCAATATTCATaaatacataccaaaataagTATGGATGAATTTCATTATTAAAGCTTTAGGATAACAACTATCCCAAAATTAAAAAGAacccaaaatattttaaaaatattttcatctTTAAATGAACTATTAAAAATAGACCCTTGGTATCcacaaaatattattatttttaatcatgtattattattatttttggtacAATGATAGTTTAGACTTAGATTATTCTTGAGGAAGGAGAGTACTTGATCAATAgttcacaacttggtatttttaatcttatattattatttaatttaaatataataatatgaattctaaaagaaaaataattatcaacatttaaaacaaaagtaaacataaaataaaataaataatatctaCAATATTAAATTCTATTGAAACTTAAATATTACTATAATCTCCATAAAAATGTTCATAAAGTCCTtagtttataataaaacaaaacttttaagACCAACAAATATTGGGTGCAATGGAAAAGCACATTGAATTCTTAAGGGAAGATGCAAGTTTGTACTTTGAGGACGACATTGTTAGAAGGAACAACTATGAACCCCAAGTATGAACCgtaaaatagatataaaaaattaaaaaaaaaaaactttgaaagAGGTACACTTGTGAAGTAAAATTGATAAAAGATGTTTTGAAAGCCAACATGCTAAATAACATCTCCCATGTGGTAGAATGTATCACTACAATATTCTAatatcaaatggtaagttcatttACTAACCTCTGCAATACATCTAACCTTGCTGGGAAAATCTATAAAAGATGGTTCCGAAAATTTAATAGCTCACTCAAAAATAACACTAGTATAGTGTGAAAAGCCATAGAGGCCTCCAAGTTGCTGCAACACCATGCGTCTTGTTCTAACCTAAAACAATTTGCTCATACGTCAAATAAGCAACATAAAGCAGCTTTTGACAATAAATAAACAAATCTTTTATCTCTCCATCAATGtgttaatttttctttaaaattttcattttgaattataatacataaaatctgaatagttaaattaataaatttaataatgaaaAATCCAATATCAGTAACTTAATGATATAATTAgaataaaagattaaaatttgaaaatgtttGGAGCAATTAAACCAAGACAAGCAAAAGACATAATCTTATTTTATGTCTGTAGAATATAAAATACTCTAAGACCTAAGGAGGAAAGTGCTTAGCTAGCTTGTAATTTGCAAATATATTATATCTCTAGGATTAGTCAAAACATTAATTGCTAAATTTATATTCATCAATGTCAAATTTCTTATGATTTTAGATAAAGTATATTGTATTAGTTAAATGAGAAACGCAGGTTAAAAATGCTAGTAATAGTGATTAATAGTAAGTTTTGGTTCTTTTTCTATCTTCAATTTGTTGATATATTGGAGAaaactttataatttttttataattaaaatgtttttataattaaaaaaaaagagagtaggGATCAAATTGATATAAATATTAAGAATAAATCTgcataaatccataaacatacTTATTATTCTTTGAATTTAAAAGGGAAAATTTAGATTGAAAGAATAATGTTAAATCTTGCAGTTGCAAGTGAACATTAAGAAGAGGAAAAAAAGTCTTAAGTAGGGGTTTAGGCCGGCTATATCAAATCATCCTGTTGAAGACCTCTGATCACTTAAAGATGGAACACTAGGGGTATGGGTGACCGCCTATTGAAGATATGGCTTTCATGGCAAGGAGATGTGATTTTCTAAGGTTTGAGGGCCAACTTTTTTAAAGGAAAAAGTGGAGTTATTTTTGCCATATGGGATGAGACTGTTATTGTAACCCTCTATTTCAATAATTAGATTAAATTCTGTTACAACtttctatattttttttatagatttggaATTTAGttcttctatttttatttttaggaatttagttcctccatgtttcatattttaaaattatggtTCAATGGTTTACCTCGTTAAACTACTTCCGTTAAAGTCATTAGTGACGCTTTGAAATACACAAATACTCATTTTGATAGCCAtgcaataagaaaaataatattataatgaaACTGAATTTAATAGGAAAATTTTAACAGTGTTAACAATTAGATTTGTGTAATAGATGGACGAATTCTTCAAAACAAAAATAGAGAAACTAAATTCACAATGGTTGAAGAGTATAGGGACTTGAAGTATATTTTAACCATAATAATATAATGATGTATCTTAAAAGAAATACGATGatgaagaaaggaaaaaataattgaaatataggAAAATGATTATTTCCTTCTATGTGATCAAACATAAATGTGAAGTTGTGTAGATGGAGACTAATGTtccaatttttatttaatgacaCCAAAATTTGttgtattttataaattataaagaaaggaaattaacccaaaataaataaataaaatctggTTTATATAGTCTGCccaaaatgaaagtttatatgtaATTACATTGAATCATAGCATTTAATAGTAATGACTGTTTTAGCTTTGCATTAACCAAAATATTAGCCTAGAAGGTTGGGTACAGCCcaaaaatttttgaaaactttgggtcAAACTTGAATTGAGTTCGGCCTAATAGTCCATATTTACTATTCAAAATAatgattatatttaaaaattatttagtaTAATGTTAGTAGAGAATAAAAATTCCacaattatgattgaaaaaatataattaaaaatataaaagaatgaGATAGATAGATTTTTAATTCGGTTTgttgaattaaaatttatatttttttactaaATGTCAACTCAATTTATTTTAGGGTTAACATttgatatattgataaaatattttttatttcacaagcAATATTAACAAGTTGTCATgtgtcattttaaaaaaaaaatatatatatatatatatatatttataatattttactataccctATAGAAAACTTATCAATCATCGACTCTACTTGTGAAGTCTAAAACTCCACTAGTATCAAATATTATTAATAGGATTTGGTAGTATTTTTTTATTCTACAAGCAAATTTAAAAATTGTCGTGTGTTTACttgtctttttttaaaaaatttatttttaatatttatattttatagaaCACTTATTAACTCTTAACCCTGTTTGTAGAATATAAAAACTTCACTTGCAGTATACAAATATTATtccatattaatatatattttatagttaaatttgaataaaatattattatttttattgttaaataataatttagaTCAAATCAATTCAActcaaattattataaaataaaaaatgtaatCTAAAATTCGAGTTAATCCTTCAATAGATCTAATAAAAATAAGTTCATAACAGGGGAATAATTGAAGACATCAATTCTCATCAGCTCTCTGTAGCCACAAATATACCTATACTGAACGCATATCCGTCTTTGGCACTCACCCGATTGCTGCATTCCACTAGAAGTTATTTGGTGCGGGTTCTTAGTCCTCTCCTTTTGCGAGGAACAAAACGAGAGTACCTCTTAGACTTGTTTATTTTCATCTTAACACTAGAAACCTTGTGAGACAACGACTGCCATATCATTTGAACCGCATCCCCTTCCTTTGATGGATATTGAAATTCAAATAAAGGCTCAACTTGTTTCAATTTCTCCCACATCTGAGTCCATTTATCCTTCGTGATGCTCCGAATTCGATTTATGAGGAACCCCTTTTTTACGGCATCCGAAGTACGGATGAATATGCAGAATTCGGTGTAGTCGAGAATGTCTTCGTAAGGGAGCTCGATCTCATCGCTGATAATGACTGGAACACAATGGCTAGCGATGGCATCAAATAGGCGGTTCGATGATGGAGTGTCGCCAGCAATGTTTAGGCAGAATTTGGATGAATGCATCCCTTGGCTTGCTTGACGAATTCCATTACGTTGAACACTTCCAAATGAGAAATGTACATCTTTTTCATCTTTTAGAAGATAATATAACTCTTGTCTAGCAAAGCCACCCTGTAAACAAGAAACACAAGAATTAAAAGCCACGCAGGAAACGAAAAAGGTAAACAGTGTTATTCGAGTTTAGACGAGAGTGTCAATTACgaatatatatttgatattggtatatggatttttttaaaaagaaattcatGCATTTAAAAGATTTTCAAAAGAACATATTCCCATACTCATATTATGCCATAAGTATTTTAAGCATGTGTATATAAAATCAAATATCACTCATCTTATTTGGACATCATGACTATTTAATACTCTCCGCTAATAGAGGGTTCTATATCCTTTATCTATTGAGAGTTTAAATGTCTAAAATAGTAGCTTGAAGAGGCAACAGGTTCATAAAATGAGTGCACCTCATAGGGTATATATGGTTGGACCCAAACTTAGGATAGAATGTTACCACTTGAACTCGATCTCACTTTTATTTTTCTTACTTCTTAATGTCCTACATGCTATACGGCACGAGTTCGAATCTAACCACGCGCAACAAGTATGGTTTGCCCTCTCAAGCACCCAACAAGATGTTTCAGCTCTATGATCCTGTCGTCCTTTTAAATATTGTCTTAATGCACTCAAGCACTCAGTAGAGTTGATAAATAAAATCCTCCATTGAACATAACAAGTTCAATTTGCAAACTCTAAACCAACAAGAAttcacaaaatttttcaaaaaaaataaaatgaacgaGTTTTAGATGTCCATAAGAATACATTTAAATATCAAATACATGTAAAGTACGAGTaattaaaaagaaagttaaaaaggaaaaggaaagaaggGCACTTACGTTTTTCCTGTAAATAGCACCTTGGAAGTATAGCAAAGTTTTGCGGCTATCAAAATCAGAGGTATCATTAACATAACTTTTGATTACATGTTTGTAAGGCGCAATCACATCTTTGTCAAGATTGGCTACATTTATTGGATACCTTCCGAAATCCGAAAGTATGAAAATTGCAGGCCATAGTTGCATCCTAGCGTTAAGCATGCTATTGGGATGATGAGCCAAAACCACATGGTTTCTCCCGCCTGAAATCTTCCATTCCTTTTGACCCATCACAAACTTCACCAATTTCTCTTGCAGTTCCCAGTTCTTCCTCTTCTTTTGATGGGGACTCAACTTTGAGTACCGGTTGTAACTCAGTGATGAAAAGAATGGTACGAATATGAGATCAGCCTCGCTGGAATTTTTCACTCTGATGGCTTCTCGGCTGCTTGGATTCTCGGAAAATTCTGAAGCTAAGAGGTCCAATGTTAGCCAGTATTCTATGCTGTGTTGTGAATTCAATCCACCTGGATATGATGGAATTTTTGTTCTAATATCAGGCCAAACACTGTTTCCTTGTGGTTTCCAGTCCAACAATCCGAAGTGAAACTCTGGGTCTAAATCATACAAGAAAATTTTCAATGGTTCTTTCAAATTCCCATTGCAAGTCACTTGGAACCCCCCTTCTTCCACACGTTGTTTCTCACTGTTTGCGAGAATTGCTCGGTTTGATCCGTTTGAAGATTCTGCATTGCTCTGATTAGATGTTTGAGAATCGCCATTGTTGAAGACAGTAAGAAGCTTCTCAGCTGGCATGGTTTTATGATCAAAGAGACCAGGACGACCTCTTGAACTTAACACAAACATCATCGTTGTTGTTATAAACAAGCAAAGGAAAGCAATCTTGGTGATGGAAGATCCCCTTTTTTCAGCCATGGAATCCAAGAAAATCCCACTGTAACAGAGAAAATATGTATCCAGTTTCCCCCAGAAACTATATCACATCTATATAGAACCTCATTGTAAAACGAAAAGGGTTTCAATCACTTATACAGGGCCTGAATCCAGAACCAAAATATCTCTAAATTTTCCTTTCAAAGATACAAGAAATCAGCTGACAAAGGAAGCAACCAatgaagaaaaggaaaaaaaaaaaccaaacaaaattcTCGGAAACCAAACAAAGGGAAAGAGCAGTTGATTTGAAGGTTGTCTGAGTTTTTTGAAAATTGGGGAGTTGGATTGAGTTGCAAGCAAAAGGGTTCGAAGAAAATAAAAAAGCGTGAGAATAGGGTCTTACTGAAGAAGCGGGCTTTAGTTTTCTCTGCACTACACCTCTTCTTGCCGTGTCCTGCCTGCCCCTGTCTCTCCGCattttaattatttgtaaatttaatTCCAATATATGGGTCTTAACATATTAGGCAAATTACATTATTAGTCATTAAATTATGGGtaagtttttattttagtcatttaattaaaaaaattataatttagttactaaactatttaaaagttttcatttaaatcattgagttgtcaaaattatttttatatggttTTCTTTTTCCTATTACTTGCACTAATTAAAagttttcattcttcttcttttctataattttttttcataaaacaacTTTGGACATTATAAATCTGTGAACCAAAATTCAAACAACTTTTTTCTCCGATCTTTGACATTGACTATTAGACCGGCTTGGATTTAAAGTATATTCTTCTATTCGTTGATGCGTATTGATCCACCGTACTAGTCGTCGAATTGTAGCTTGGAGCTTGCTGGtggaactttaaaaaaaaagaagacttAATAACtcagtaacttaaataaaaacttccaAATAATTTAGTAatcaatttgtaatttttttagttaggtgaccaaaacaaaaatttacctATAGTTTAGTGACTAATGGTGTAGTTTGTCCTAACATATATGACGCATTTGGTTATTAGTTTAAAAACACGAGAAAAAAGTTTATTAATATATTTGTGTGTCTCATTAAAATAGTtacacataaaataaaaaataattagtaCAAATTTGATCTTAACATTAGAATGgtaaaatttttgtaaaaataagacttcttcaaaacaaataaaagagttCCTTCACTTTACCACAAATAAGTTATGTGACTAAAGATTATCAATTGTAATTAATTTATTACCAACTCATGTTCTAAAACATATGAAAAAAATATTTGTAACAttacaaatttaattatataatattaacaCTTTAAATAAActtaagaaaataaaaggaatttACTTTTGGTGATGATAATTGaggataaataaattatttaattaaaaattttaaaaggttagagcttttaaaagtaatttttcattttaaaaatatttttaacttaaaaaataTTCTATTTATAGTTTAAAACCtgcttttcaaaaataattttgaacACAAGAGAAGCCTAAACATGTTTTATTTGTTATCTTAGTTatgtaaataaaactaaaaaatatgatatatttattAATCATATTTAAATATCATACTATATTTGTTAAATGTACATTTTACGAGGAGCGAGTTATTAATGGGAGTGCAACTGAAAATGATTTAtttctttctaatttttatttttagtaaattatttttacccATGTCTTTTGTTTCAAATGTTTGTTTAACTAATTTGTTAGTGATTTCTTCCCTAAATATATGTATTACGGCTTTAAAATTGGTCAACCCATTCATCTAATATTATGTGCACTAAAATCTATTGGATttgaatatttaatattaaagtgttGGCTTAAATATGATTGATTGAGTATTAATTTGATTGACATGGTTATTATTGTTAATGTAAGAGGATGTTGGTTCGAGTGCGCTAAAACACATAAGCATTCTATTTATGAGTTGAAGAGGGGTTATGAGTAGTTTTAGATATTGTGTAAAAACAAGCAGATCAGGGGtgaaaccaaatttttttttaaggggggcaaaattaaattgtaatttttacgatagtcgtaaaaatgtaattttactattttaatagcttatatctttataatttttaaaatgattaaatcaaatatttatatttttaaggggcaaagtataattttacttttactgaAAATTATCTATTTTAGGAGGGTCGGGTTCTTTGCCAACCCCGCCACGTCCCAAAAGCAGATATGATAAAAAACTATAATGGAATTGTTAAAAAAATTGCTATAAATATTAAATCTTTATAAtcaattttttctaaattttttaaatttgtacaATTCCTAATTTAAGGATAATTGAAAAAGAATTTGCGAATGAgtatatttcataaaattatgaACATGATAGACATTTTTACAGAGTTGATTGAGAATTACATAGAAATGATCGACTATTATATATGGATAGGAGAATGCAGAAAAGTTATATTTAGAATGAAATATAAAATCATGAGGTTCCCAattttctaaaaacaaaaaagaaatccAAAATTTAATGATTAATGTAGTAGGTTGAAGGCACTAACCCCCAAATAAATTGCTATGAAGTGTTAGGTATTTAAAACAAAACCATTGacttgaaaataaatgaaaaaaagttCATAATTAGGGCAGGTGAAACTTGAGGGAGGTACAATACCCAActactccttttttttttttttatcttatttattgAAAACGTTAACTATACTCACCCAAATCATATTTAAAATacagaattaataaaataatctaaagttAATAATTTACTAACTCTTAATCAGGGTTTAtatatatcaattaaattaacCAAACTTTTTCTTATTATGAGAAATGGTAACCGATGTCACTGAGCACATCTTAAGGAGATGCTATAAATCATAAGAAAAATGTAGTTAATAATGCATCAGTAGTGTTTATATATAGACTCTTTAAGCTGTTGGCCATAATGGTAACCAAACTCATTAAGCTCTTTATTTACTTAACTTTACTGCTTTAGTAACATCATTTTATAATGATAtggaattaattttaaattgttcatataattacttttaaaaatataGCATAATAAAGATGAATAGAGAGAGCTAGTCTCGACAGACCAATAAAGTGTGGCTTAAGGAAGATGACAATGGAGATCGCACCAACATGGTGATTGCCTCTCAATTTGATGGTCGAGTTTTCTTTCGGGATGCAGTTGTGAATGGTAATAGTTTCACATGTTAAAAATATAgatatcacatatataataataataattacataCTTTAATTTATTATCATAAAAGTTTATTagactttaattattaaataaagtatgagtcaaatatgtatatatactctagtaactaattgaataattaaaatgtttatattCTTGAATTAAATagaatattcaccaaaatcaaagtCATCATTGTTTATATATAATCTTAATTTATGTTCATATTTTGATAATTCAACAGAATATAGTTGATAACTTgttgaattatttaattttaatttatttgcatGATTTAAGTTTCATGTTTCAtatgaatatattattatatttaacttTGATGTATGttgttttgaaaaatatataaatacacgtacaattattttttaatttgattgaaaaataaaattaagagaaatattttaaaacaaataaatttagattttgaCTTTCGATTTTAATTAatgatgtctaatattttaaatagattagttgaaacaaaatgccacAAAAGTGATTTCTTTtgcataaattaatttatttaaaatatcaagatgatcatatatttttgtgattcatgcgtttattaattgacccaaaggtaagttaatatttggtagAATTTCAACGATATCtgtgatgataaatgtgtgacaattataaagTACTTTATCTGAgtaataagttagtccaaagattggTTCATCGTTTGACATAATTTGTTATCAAtatttgattgctacaacaagagtatcgcttaatgttaatataattttactatccaaagacttgatattaaagTTGTGTTTGGCATCTTAAGATGGGATTAGTCACTATTTTGAatatattgtttacttatgaatattgatgtgagtttatttttatctattttgtttTCTATTCAACTAGTTC contains:
- the LOC108461833 gene encoding probable arabinosyltransferase ARAD1, coding for MAEKRGSSITKIAFLCLFITTTMMFVLSSRGRPGLFDHKTMPAEKLLTVFNNGDSQTSNQSNAESSNGSNRAILANSEKQRVEEGGFQVTCNGNLKEPLKIFLYDLDPEFHFGLLDWKPQGNSVWPDIRTKIPSYPGGLNSQHSIEYWLTLDLLASEFSENPSSREAIRVKNSSEADLIFVPFFSSLSYNRYSKLSPHQKKRKNWELQEKLVKFVMGQKEWKISGGRNHVVLAHHPNSMLNARMQLWPAIFILSDFGRYPINVANLDKDVIAPYKHVIKSYVNDTSDFDSRKTLLYFQGAIYRKNGGFARQELYYLLKDEKDVHFSFGSVQRNGIRQASQGMHSSKFCLNIAGDTPSSNRLFDAIASHCVPVIISDEIELPYEDILDYTEFCIFIRTSDAVKKGFLINRIRSITKDKWTQMWEKLKQVEPLFEFQYPSKEGDAVQMIWQSLSHKVSSVKMKINKSKRYSRFVPRKRRGLRTRTK